The proteins below come from a single Plantactinospora sp. KBS50 genomic window:
- a CDS encoding ABC transporter permease, whose translation MSIPTALTVPASSLRRTLAVASRHIYVTLRNPPRLFDMAVWPVVDTVLYGSIALFMQRAPAGSARTALTVIAGIIMWHVVYQAQIAVSAGFNEETWSRHLPSLLTTPLRPLEWLFGTALQGMVKVAIGVTAVTVAAVTLYGFDVSVIGPSVIPVLALLLLNGWALAMIVIGLVLYFGSAAEALVWGLLFVVLPLSGALYPTSVLPAVLRPVSAILPPRYTFDAARAVMTGGPTPWAEIGVAAVATAIFIAIGLAFAGAMLRTFQRRGFISRYQ comes from the coding sequence ATGAGTATCCCGACGGCCCTCACCGTGCCCGCGTCGTCGCTGCGGCGGACCCTCGCGGTGGCGAGCCGGCACATCTACGTCACCCTGCGCAATCCGCCGCGGCTGTTCGACATGGCGGTCTGGCCGGTGGTGGACACCGTGCTGTACGGCTCCATCGCGCTGTTCATGCAGCGCGCCCCGGCCGGTTCGGCGCGCACCGCGCTCACCGTGATCGCCGGAATCATCATGTGGCACGTGGTCTACCAGGCGCAGATCGCGGTCTCCGCCGGCTTCAACGAGGAGACCTGGTCGCGACACCTGCCCAGCCTGCTCACCACCCCGCTGCGACCGCTGGAGTGGCTGTTCGGCACCGCCCTGCAGGGGATGGTGAAGGTGGCCATCGGGGTCACCGCGGTCACCGTCGCGGCCGTCACGCTGTACGGCTTCGACGTGTCGGTGATCGGCCCGTCGGTGATCCCGGTGCTGGCGCTGCTGCTGCTCAACGGGTGGGCGCTGGCGATGATCGTGATCGGGCTGGTGCTGTACTTCGGGTCGGCCGCCGAGGCGCTGGTCTGGGGGTTGCTGTTCGTGGTGCTGCCGCTGTCCGGCGCGCTGTACCCGACCTCGGTGCTGCCGGCGGTGCTGCGGCCGGTGTCGGCGATCCTGCCACCGCGGTACACGTTCGACGCCGCGCGGGCGGTGATGACCGGCGGGCCGACACCGTGGGCCGAGATCGGGGTGGCGGCGGTCGCCACCGCCATCTTCATCGCCATCGGTCTCGCGTTCGCCGGCGCGATGCTGCGCACCTTCCAGCGCCGCGGCTTCATCAGCCGGTACCAGTGA
- a CDS encoding Gfo/Idh/MocA family protein, giving the protein MVFQIGIVGAGALTRIGLAPALLSMPEARLAAVLDPDPAALASIADLAPGAVLGSDAERFFDTPLDAVHVATPNHLHEQYACRALRMGLPTIVDKPLADSVASGARIVACAAETGTPALIGYMAKHNAAYVAARRLVAEGAIGTPVSMVGSRLGWRKYDWRSRRSQGGLGCLADLGIYPVLTAVDLFGAEPVRCQANAYPVDDPERTEVYAQATLWFDERRYLHFETSFAFDQQPASAEVSGYTVVGDAGVLQVTGGWAMNGGGTVDYCTATGWHRPDLVPVDPYASQYRSLLAAAGGAPVPGELSLARGLTDLEILYAVRRTAAARAGTAPITVGAAALVASR; this is encoded by the coding sequence ATGGTCTTCCAGATCGGCATCGTAGGAGCCGGCGCCCTCACCCGCATCGGGCTCGCGCCGGCGCTGCTGTCCATGCCGGAGGCGCGGCTCGCCGCGGTACTCGATCCGGACCCGGCGGCGCTGGCGTCCATCGCGGACCTGGCGCCCGGGGCCGTGCTCGGCTCCGACGCCGAGCGGTTCTTCGACACCCCGCTGGACGCGGTGCACGTGGCCACCCCGAACCACCTGCACGAGCAGTACGCCTGCCGGGCGCTACGGATGGGCCTGCCGACCATCGTGGACAAGCCGCTGGCAGACAGCGTCGCATCGGGCGCTCGGATCGTCGCCTGCGCGGCCGAGACGGGGACCCCGGCGCTGATCGGCTACATGGCCAAACACAACGCGGCCTACGTGGCGGCCCGGCGGCTGGTGGCCGAGGGCGCCATCGGTACGCCGGTCTCGATGGTCGGGTCCCGGCTGGGCTGGCGCAAGTACGACTGGCGGTCCCGACGCAGCCAGGGCGGCCTCGGTTGCCTCGCCGACCTGGGCATCTACCCGGTGCTCACCGCGGTCGACCTGTTCGGGGCCGAGCCGGTGCGCTGCCAGGCCAACGCGTACCCGGTCGACGACCCGGAGCGCACCGAGGTGTACGCCCAGGCGACGCTCTGGTTCGACGAACGGCGCTACCTGCACTTCGAGACCTCGTTCGCGTTCGACCAGCAGCCGGCCTCGGCCGAGGTGTCCGGCTACACGGTGGTCGGCGACGCGGGGGTCCTCCAGGTCACCGGCGGCTGGGCGATGAACGGCGGCGGCACCGTCGACTACTGCACGGCGACCGGTTGGCACCGGCCGGACCTGGTGCCGGTCGACCCGTACGCCAGCCAGTACCGGTCGCTGCTGGCCGCGGCCGGCGGCGCCCCGGTGCCGGGCGAGCTGAGCCTGGCCCGCGGCCTCACCGACCTGGAGATCCTGTACGCCGTGCGGCGTACCGCGGCGGCCCGCGCCGGGACCGCCCCGATCACCGTCGGCGCCGCCGCGCTGGTGGCGTCCCGGTGA
- a CDS encoding glycosyltransferase: protein MDGYFELLRRPDPDGALRLPADAARPGVTVLIPTYTPTGGDRSTRLRRCLHSVPAADATFVIVDNGLCAPARAQLTALLSATGRPHLVVDAPAGQVGTGQAAAGHAGTAQTGAAGAEPGPRRRYTTAAARNAGLAALAALPDTHPVRREFLLFLDDDTVLAPDALPALVAALRDRPAAIAACPRVVPVADPGHWLAGRPPTAGTAAAGAPAVRAATPHRLPGPIRDGRYDLLSVTSHGSLVTGRTVGLLVRQAPVLANLPLFFPGTPYGSSEDMLAMAALSRLGQLWSVPAAQVADEARDAPGSTRIQQYAWGFDHAWLAGALARAGLVPPGVHVLSWRDGRWRHERLDWGPATGFLINPAEVLLGYRMLTAVAGNPAAAQGLFGPDAGPVRDGLPRLGRVLWRHARGAGRTADPRPDLPALAGRDWSGLRDGLDSLLGHLAGNVAGSADHSFLYGARQPAVATPGVSSTSIERSRSWSSRSAS from the coding sequence ATGGACGGCTACTTCGAGCTGCTGCGCCGGCCGGACCCGGACGGGGCGCTCCGGCTGCCGGCGGACGCGGCCCGGCCGGGGGTCACGGTGCTGATCCCCACCTACACGCCGACGGGCGGCGACCGCTCCACCCGGCTGCGCCGCTGCCTGCACAGCGTGCCGGCGGCGGACGCGACGTTCGTCATCGTCGACAACGGGCTCTGCGCGCCCGCCCGGGCGCAGCTCACCGCGCTGCTGTCGGCGACCGGCCGCCCGCACCTGGTGGTCGACGCCCCGGCCGGGCAGGTCGGGACCGGGCAGGCAGCGGCCGGACACGCCGGGACCGCTCAGACAGGGGCGGCCGGCGCCGAGCCGGGGCCGCGCCGGCGGTACACCACGGCAGCCGCCCGCAACGCCGGGCTGGCCGCGCTGGCGGCGCTGCCGGACACCCATCCGGTACGCCGGGAGTTCCTGCTCTTCCTGGACGACGACACGGTGCTGGCCCCCGACGCGCTGCCGGCGCTGGTTGCCGCGCTGCGGGACCGGCCGGCGGCGATCGCGGCCTGCCCCCGGGTGGTGCCGGTGGCCGATCCCGGGCACTGGCTGGCCGGCCGCCCACCGACCGCCGGGACGGCGGCGGCCGGCGCTCCAGCGGTCCGGGCGGCGACGCCGCACCGGCTGCCGGGTCCGATCCGGGACGGCCGGTACGACCTGCTCTCGGTCACCAGCCACGGCAGCCTGGTCACCGGGCGCACGGTGGGCCTGCTGGTCCGCCAGGCACCGGTGCTGGCCAACCTGCCGCTGTTCTTCCCGGGCACCCCGTACGGCAGCAGCGAGGACATGCTCGCGATGGCCGCGCTGTCCCGGCTCGGCCAGCTCTGGTCGGTGCCGGCCGCGCAGGTCGCCGACGAGGCCCGGGACGCCCCGGGGTCGACCCGGATCCAGCAGTACGCGTGGGGCTTCGACCACGCCTGGCTCGCCGGCGCGCTGGCCCGGGCCGGCCTGGTCCCGCCCGGCGTGCACGTGCTGTCCTGGCGGGACGGGCGGTGGCGGCACGAGCGGCTGGACTGGGGACCGGCCACCGGATTCCTGATCAACCCGGCCGAGGTGCTGCTCGGCTACCGCATGCTCACCGCGGTCGCCGGCAACCCGGCCGCGGCGCAGGGCCTGTTCGGACCGGACGCCGGGCCGGTCCGGGACGGGCTGCCGCGGCTGGGGCGCGTCCTGTGGCGGCACGCCCGGGGCGCCGGCCGCACCGCGGACCCCCGTCCGGACCTGCCCGCGCTCGCCGGGCGGGACTGGTCCGGACTGCGCGACGGCCTCGACTCGCTGCTGGGTCACCTCGCCGGCAACGTGGCCGGCAGCGCGGACCACAGCTTCCTCTACGGCGCCCGCCAGCCCGCGGTCGCCACCCCCGGCGTGTCGTCAACCTCCATCGAACGGAGCAGGTCATGGTCTTCCAGATCGGCATCGTAG
- a CDS encoding ROK family protein: MGGTTTRVGVWADGGLRPGITRFATPGDPDTHLDAVAAAVTGTRAANPGITAVGVAVGATVDATGTVRNASMMWRRPHTGLDLAGALRQRLPWARITVRNDIAAAAWRYRRLGRYALVTISTGVAVKVFDDRLPTPYKLVEDPDGLGGEVGHVPVRPPGRDHRRLGAAAAAGDPAARRRLAELDLPWCECGNVDDLCSHASGPAAARAALRAGGGPVGTRDIAAAARTGDPFVLDLLRTLTRPLALYLLQLSAQLGLRRMVVMGGFAHGVGEPWFAALRANLGDLLPSGAWFTGWTGADLDALVTPSLDGDDSLAGIGCLLADVGSQVRSLDKPIGVTGVTVRRDSRPACGAEQFLARIHFAGICGTDVQILRGDRGWEPGVLGHECVGEAVEVGANVRDPAVGTVFAVNPNHPYDEHDKIGHNLPGVWRDIAPFDGHLAERGQLIELPATGSADWVLLEPLACTVRSLRLAGERWKGRTVLVVGAGVSGLLHVLLARRWNADRVLLANRGAGRLSAAIDRGIVEPEDCLRLDETLLSRLDGGVDAVIMSTAGNTGGAALDPLWPVLADGATVHLFGGFPADAVLRPYGREIPAHPVRSRGERVALDLPGGRTCTLVGSRGADRDDFETAVRACVPESGGTLELAPLISHVLSLEAAPRVLAEIGATGRIDGRPALRAVIDLRLDGDVVRPVEPGAELPAVAR; the protein is encoded by the coding sequence ATGGGTGGTACCACCACCCGGGTCGGGGTGTGGGCCGACGGCGGGCTGCGGCCCGGGATCACCCGGTTCGCCACGCCGGGCGACCCGGACACCCACCTGGACGCCGTGGCCGCCGCGGTCACCGGCACCCGGGCGGCGAACCCCGGCATCACCGCCGTCGGGGTGGCGGTGGGCGCCACCGTGGACGCCACCGGCACGGTGCGCAACGCGAGCATGATGTGGCGCCGCCCGCACACCGGCCTCGACCTGGCCGGCGCGCTCCGCCAGCGGCTGCCGTGGGCGCGGATCACCGTCCGCAACGACATCGCCGCGGCGGCCTGGCGGTACCGGCGCCTCGGCCGGTACGCCCTGGTGACGATCAGCACGGGCGTCGCGGTCAAGGTGTTCGACGACCGGCTGCCCACGCCGTACAAGCTCGTCGAGGACCCCGACGGGCTCGGCGGCGAGGTCGGGCACGTGCCGGTCCGGCCGCCCGGGCGGGACCACCGGAGGCTCGGCGCGGCGGCGGCGGCCGGCGACCCGGCCGCGCGGCGCCGGCTGGCCGAACTGGACCTGCCGTGGTGCGAGTGCGGCAACGTCGACGACCTGTGCAGCCACGCCTCCGGGCCGGCCGCCGCGCGGGCGGCGCTGCGCGCCGGCGGCGGGCCGGTCGGCACCCGGGACATCGCCGCCGCGGCCCGAACCGGCGACCCGTTCGTGCTGGACCTGCTGCGGACCCTCACCCGCCCGCTGGCGCTCTACCTGCTCCAGCTCTCGGCGCAGCTCGGCCTGCGCCGGATGGTGGTGATGGGCGGGTTCGCGCACGGGGTCGGCGAGCCGTGGTTCGCGGCGCTGCGGGCCAACCTCGGCGACCTGCTGCCCTCCGGCGCCTGGTTCACCGGGTGGACCGGGGCCGACCTGGACGCCCTGGTCACCCCGTCGCTGGACGGCGACGACAGCCTGGCCGGCATCGGCTGCCTGCTGGCGGACGTCGGGTCGCAGGTCCGCTCGCTGGACAAGCCCATCGGCGTCACCGGCGTCACGGTGCGCCGCGACAGCCGGCCGGCCTGCGGCGCCGAGCAGTTCCTGGCCCGGATCCACTTCGCCGGCATCTGCGGCACCGACGTGCAGATCCTGCGCGGCGACCGGGGATGGGAGCCGGGCGTGCTGGGCCACGAGTGCGTCGGCGAGGCCGTCGAGGTCGGCGCGAACGTCCGGGACCCGGCCGTGGGCACCGTCTTCGCGGTCAACCCCAACCACCCGTACGACGAACACGACAAGATCGGCCACAACCTGCCCGGGGTGTGGCGGGACATCGCGCCGTTCGACGGTCACCTCGCCGAACGCGGGCAGCTGATCGAGCTGCCGGCCACCGGTTCCGCGGACTGGGTGCTGCTGGAGCCGCTCGCCTGCACCGTCCGGTCGCTGCGGCTGGCCGGCGAGCGGTGGAAGGGCCGTACCGTGCTGGTCGTCGGCGCCGGGGTCTCCGGGCTGCTGCACGTGCTGCTGGCCCGGCGCTGGAACGCCGACCGGGTGCTGCTGGCCAACCGCGGTGCCGGCCGGCTCTCCGCGGCCATCGACCGCGGCATCGTCGAGCCCGAGGACTGCCTCCGGCTGGACGAGACGCTGCTGTCCAGGCTGGACGGCGGCGTCGACGCGGTCATCATGAGCACGGCGGGCAACACCGGCGGCGCCGCCCTGGACCCGCTCTGGCCGGTCCTGGCCGACGGCGCCACCGTGCACCTGTTCGGCGGCTTCCCCGCCGACGCGGTGCTGCGGCCCTACGGTCGGGAGATCCCCGCACACCCGGTACGCAGCCGGGGCGAACGGGTCGCGCTCGACCTGCCCGGCGGCCGGACCTGCACCCTGGTCGGCTCCCGCGGCGCCGACCGGGACGACTTCGAGACCGCCGTGCGGGCCTGCGTGCCGGAGTCCGGCGGCACCCTGGAACTGGCCCCGCTGATCAGCCACGTGCTGTCGCTGGAGGCCGCGCCGCGGGTGCTGGCCGAAATCGGCGCGACAGGCCGGATCGACGGCCGGCCGGCGCTGCGGGCCGTGATCGACCTGCGGCTCGACGGTGACGTGGTGCGGCCGGTGGAGCCCGGCGCCGAGTTGCCGGCGGTGGCCCGGTGA
- a CDS encoding urease accessory protein UreD: MRARARVVAEADGRGGTRLTRMRGETPLLLRRTGPAGGPATVHLVGGAAGPLGGDDLRLDLEVGPGATLCLGTVAASVALPARSGAGSRFTVRATVAGGGTLHWLPEQTVAAARCRHRTDATVELAESATLLWRDELVCGRHAEPAGEVEVSTRVRYADRPLLHQTLAVGGAPGWDGPAVLGGAKATGSLLRVGPDAATAPRVIAPTAVRVPLTGPACLVVATADSAHLLRGYLSGAAGPECGPRCSG; the protein is encoded by the coding sequence ATGCGGGCCCGCGCCCGGGTGGTTGCCGAGGCCGACGGCCGCGGTGGAACTCGACTGACCCGGATGCGCGGCGAGACGCCGCTGCTGCTGCGGCGTACCGGTCCGGCCGGCGGCCCGGCGACGGTGCACCTGGTCGGCGGCGCCGCCGGCCCGCTCGGCGGCGACGACCTGCGGCTGGACCTGGAGGTGGGTCCGGGCGCCACGCTCTGCCTCGGCACGGTCGCCGCCTCGGTGGCGCTGCCGGCCCGCTCGGGCGCCGGCTCCCGGTTCACCGTCCGCGCCACCGTGGCCGGCGGCGGCACCCTGCACTGGCTGCCGGAGCAGACGGTGGCCGCGGCCCGCTGCCGGCACCGCACCGACGCCACCGTCGAGCTGGCCGAGTCGGCGACCCTGCTGTGGCGGGACGAGCTGGTCTGCGGCCGGCACGCGGAGCCGGCCGGCGAGGTGGAGGTGAGCACCCGGGTGCGGTACGCGGACCGGCCGCTGCTGCACCAGACCCTCGCCGTGGGTGGCGCGCCCGGCTGGGACGGTCCGGCCGTGCTCGGCGGGGCGAAGGCGACCGGCTCGCTGCTGCGGGTCGGCCCGGACGCGGCAACCGCACCGCGGGTGATCGCCCCCACCGCGGTCCGGGTGCCGCTGACCGGCCCGGCCTGCCTGGTGGTGGCCACCGCCGACAGCGCCCACCTGCTGCGCGGGTACCTGAGCGGGGCCGCCGGACCGGAGTGCGGGCCGCGCTGCTCGGGCTGA
- a CDS encoding sugar phosphate isomerase/epimerase produces MELAACHLDLSDATRDLGAALAQARDAGTSVYCLGYWGEFIGLPETVDWVRRAIEACGRHGVPMVNGSAGWLVQEPRLWDRDWRKNGSAMATDEDYAVVAAAYRGLADEAAAVGVRIGIEVHPNTVHDTVPAAARLLSLIDRRNVTVTLDPANAVPLAPDDPAELALLGGGPTYFHLKNCLAREGVADFTVDAANGVVDNYRWLAALLAAGTCPAVAVEYCGAGDPHPRLSAARRYLDDTLALLTGRPAGRGPQ; encoded by the coding sequence GTGGAACTCGCCGCCTGCCACCTGGACCTGTCCGACGCCACCCGGGACCTGGGGGCGGCGCTGGCGCAGGCCCGGGACGCCGGCACCAGCGTGTACTGCCTCGGGTACTGGGGCGAGTTCATCGGGCTGCCGGAGACGGTGGACTGGGTCCGGCGGGCGATCGAGGCGTGCGGCCGGCACGGCGTACCGATGGTCAACGGCTCGGCCGGTTGGCTGGTGCAGGAGCCGCGACTGTGGGACCGCGACTGGCGCAAGAACGGCAGCGCGATGGCCACGGACGAGGACTACGCGGTGGTCGCCGCGGCCTACCGCGGGCTGGCCGACGAGGCCGCCGCGGTGGGAGTCCGGATCGGGATCGAGGTGCACCCGAACACGGTGCACGACACGGTGCCGGCGGCGGCCCGGTTGCTGTCGCTGATCGACCGCCGGAACGTGACGGTGACGCTGGACCCGGCAAACGCCGTACCCCTGGCGCCGGACGATCCGGCCGAGTTGGCGCTGCTGGGCGGCGGTCCGACCTACTTCCACCTGAAGAACTGTCTGGCCCGCGAGGGTGTCGCCGACTTCACCGTGGACGCGGCGAACGGGGTGGTCGACAACTACCGCTGGCTGGCCGCGCTGCTGGCGGCCGGGACGTGTCCGGCGGTGGCCGTCGAGTACTGCGGCGCGGGAGACCCCCATCCGCGGCTGTCCGCCGCGCGCCGCTACCTGGACGACACCCTCGCCCTGCTCACCGGCCGACCGGCGGGCCGCGGCCCGCAGTGA
- a CDS encoding HAD-IA family hydrolase codes for MDAVLLDMDGVLLDSTALLTGVWRTWAVRNGLEPAAVVATSHGRRSADTLHAVAPHLDPDEQRRELDRLVRERIDRVRPIDGAARLLAGLRVPWALVTSGTRWFAHRCLTAAGLPLPAVAVYGEDVPRGKPHPDPYLAGAARLGVAPHRCVVVEDAPAGIAAARTAGCLVVALSSTHRPDELTGAHARRPTLAAVGALLAGLTAPEHVASRGDR; via the coding sequence GTGGACGCCGTGCTGCTGGACATGGACGGGGTGCTGCTGGACTCCACCGCGCTGCTGACCGGCGTGTGGCGTACCTGGGCGGTCCGCAACGGCCTCGAACCTGCCGCCGTCGTCGCGACCAGCCACGGCCGGCGCAGCGCCGACACGCTGCACGCGGTGGCCCCGCACCTGGACCCGGACGAGCAGCGCCGGGAGCTGGACCGGCTGGTGCGCGAGCGCATCGACCGGGTGCGGCCGATCGACGGCGCCGCGCGGCTGCTCGCCGGCCTGCGCGTGCCGTGGGCGCTGGTCACCTCCGGCACCCGCTGGTTCGCCCACCGCTGCCTCACCGCGGCCGGGCTGCCGCTGCCGGCGGTGGCCGTGTACGGCGAGGACGTGCCGCGCGGCAAGCCCCACCCGGATCCGTACCTGGCCGGCGCCGCGCGGCTCGGCGTCGCCCCGCACCGGTGCGTGGTGGTCGAGGACGCACCGGCGGGCATCGCCGCGGCCAGGACCGCCGGCTGCCTGGTGGTCGCGCTGTCGAGCACCCACCGGCCCGACGAGCTGACCGGCGCGCACGCCCGGCGGCCCACCCTCGCGGCGGTCGGCGCCCTGCTGGCCGGCCTGACCGCACCCGAGCACGTCGCATCGAGAGGAGACCGGTAA
- the ureG gene encoding urease accessory protein UreG, with protein sequence MHPDLVTHDDPPVPHSHPHPDVDPHEPPPPAARALRVGIGGPVGSGKTALVAALCRALGGQLRLGVVTNDIYTTEDADFLKRNGVLPADRIRAVETGCCPHTAIRDDISANLDAIDELESTLGPLDLVLVESGGDNLTATFSRGLVDRQIFVVDVAGGDKVPRKGGPGVTTADLLVINKTDLAPLVGADLSVMDRDARARRGDLPTVFLSLTGDPRATPVADWIRRLRAAHEPGMAAEAR encoded by the coding sequence TTGCATCCTGACCTTGTCACCCACGACGATCCGCCGGTCCCGCACAGCCATCCGCACCCGGACGTCGACCCGCACGAGCCGCCCCCACCGGCGGCCCGGGCGCTGCGGGTCGGGATCGGCGGCCCGGTCGGATCCGGCAAGACCGCCCTGGTGGCCGCGCTGTGCCGGGCGCTCGGCGGGCAACTGCGGCTCGGGGTGGTCACCAACGACATCTACACGACCGAGGACGCGGACTTCCTCAAACGCAACGGGGTGCTGCCGGCCGACCGGATCCGGGCGGTGGAGACCGGATGCTGTCCGCACACCGCCATCCGGGACGACATCTCGGCCAACCTGGACGCCATCGACGAGCTGGAGTCCACGCTCGGTCCGCTGGACCTCGTCCTGGTGGAGAGCGGCGGGGACAACCTGACGGCCACCTTCAGCCGGGGTCTGGTCGACCGGCAGATCTTCGTGGTGGACGTGGCCGGCGGCGACAAGGTGCCCCGCAAGGGCGGGCCGGGGGTGACCACCGCCGACCTGCTGGTGATCAACAAGACCGACCTGGCCCCGCTGGTCGGCGCGGACCTGTCGGTGATGGACCGCGACGCCCGGGCGCGCCGGGGCGACCTGCCCACGGTCTTCCTGTCGCTGACCGGGGATCCGCGGGCGACGCCGGTCGCCGACTGGATCCGGCGGCTGCGCGCCGCGCACGAGCCGGGGATGGCGGCGGAGGCCCGCTGA
- a CDS encoding ABC transporter ATP-binding protein gives MADQPVLRVRGLRKRYRRHTAVDGIDFQVGPGERVALVGPNGAGKTTTLMSCLGAVLPDDGTIELLGRGTPGGRRAVLDRVGYAAGYLPLPTHLRVIEYLTLYGKLYGCPDPKAVAQAGLRHYGVEHLARSMGTELSSGQRTVVGIVKATMHRPALIVLDEPTASLDPDVALRVRTRLFEQCEQHNTALLVTSHNMTEVERLAQRVVFIAAGRVVADDTTERIAARLGQTNLEDVYLHLNANPANTGV, from the coding sequence ATGGCGGACCAACCGGTACTGCGGGTCCGAGGGCTGCGCAAGCGCTACCGCAGACACACCGCGGTCGACGGCATCGACTTCCAGGTCGGACCCGGTGAGCGGGTGGCGCTAGTCGGCCCCAACGGCGCCGGCAAGACCACCACGCTCATGTCGTGCCTGGGCGCCGTGCTGCCCGACGACGGCACCATCGAACTGCTCGGCCGCGGCACCCCGGGCGGCCGGCGCGCGGTGCTGGACCGGGTCGGGTACGCGGCGGGATACCTGCCGCTCCCCACCCACCTGCGGGTCATCGAGTACCTGACCCTGTACGGCAAGCTGTACGGCTGCCCCGACCCGAAGGCCGTCGCCCAGGCCGGGCTGCGGCACTACGGCGTGGAGCACCTGGCCCGGTCGATGGGCACCGAGCTGTCCAGCGGTCAGCGCACGGTGGTGGGCATCGTGAAGGCCACCATGCACCGGCCGGCGCTGATCGTGCTCGACGAGCCGACCGCGTCCCTCGACCCGGACGTGGCGCTGCGGGTGCGGACCCGGCTGTTCGAGCAGTGCGAGCAGCACAACACGGCGCTGCTGGTGACCAGCCACAACATGACCGAGGTGGAGCGGCTGGCGCAGCGGGTGGTGTTCATCGCCGCCGGCCGGGTGGTGGCCGACGACACCACCGAGCGGATCGCCGCCCGGCTCGGCCAGACCAACCTGGAGGACGTCTACCTGCACCTGAACGCCAACCCCGCGAACACCGGAGTGTGA